A stretch of DNA from Fundulus heteroclitus isolate FHET01 chromosome 22, MU-UCD_Fhet_4.1, whole genome shotgun sequence:
AAAAGCTTCTGTTTATCTTGTTTCCACTCCAAATTAATGGTCGTGTTttatcagaaaatgtaaacctaAACTTCATTGGTCTTTGCTTCAGGAAACGGTGTCGTGATCCATCTTCCAGGCCTGTTCGAAGAGGCCGAAAAAAACCAACGCAAGGGAAAAAGTGAGTGAATAGTTTGTTGAAGAGGACAGGTTTACAGCAGTGTGCTTTACCAGAGGAGATTGAAGGTTTTCCTCTTTATGTTCAGGCCTGAAAGACTGGGAGAAAAGGCTGATCATCTCAGACAGAGCACATATAGGTAAGTCCTGCCAGCTCCGcgcctctgctgtttttttttttttttttcgggttTTTTTCTGAACGCGTGTGTGAACGCTGGGGTGTGTGCATATTTGTGGATGTGCGAGTCCTGCTTTCTCTGAGgttgtgtgagagtgtgtgtcccctctctccctcctccgCAGTGTTTGACTTCCACCAAGCGGTCGATGGCGTTCAGGAACAGCAGAGGCAAGAGCAAGCAGGCAAGAAGTAAGAAACCTGTTGCTTAGAAAAACGGTTGACACGctcacacaaacgcacacaaaCGATCCCCATCCCCACCGACCACGTCAACAAAGACGGGAAGGCAGATTTTAGTTTGACCCGGACATATTTAAACGTAGGCGTGGGGTTGGTGGAAGAGTTTCCACTGTTTAGCATCcggtttttatataaaatggtaCGGCTGAACTAGGATCTAtgatctttttatttaatgcaggaaaaaactataaatattCCCGCTTCTGCTGAAATCTGGACATATTGATTAATATGCTAATATGTGGTAATAGTGTTTATCTGTTGTTACCATGGATGTTTGAAACACGCATTTAAGCAAAGATATTGGATAAACTCTCCCTAAATTTTGCAGTAGTATACAAGTGCTTGTGTAGTCCTATTTTGACCATGGGTGTCCAAAGTCCTGATATTGGCCAAAAACCTttaattagtcaggctatcATCTCAGGACGCCAACCTTTAGTCCACTGCTTGATGCCTGGCTCACACAGCAAGATAATTAGCCTGATTTCTGCCCTGATCTTCCCCTTCTCACAATCTTCAGGATGTCCACGAGTATCGGGGTGGTTCTAAAGATAATCTAAAAGGATATTCCCatcgtgtgtggtgtgttttaATACTGATCTGGTCCGCGCGGAAGGACCTCGGGACCGCACCTACATCAAATCGTAGATATTggacatgttggattgtcttgggCTGAGATCCCGGCGTGTGTGGCGTCTCCCAAAGACAGACGAGcacgcagcctgttgaatgtgacgtgtagccagtcagaaacacagacactgcttttttctctctgttaaaGTTCACAAACTATCGCCGTTGTTAAGGATTACGAGTCCATCCATGAGTCCATGTTCATTTATTCTGAACTCTCGTTTAATCCTGAGAGGTTTTGCGAGATTTCCCCTCTGACATCCGAATGTTCCCGAGTTCAAGCCGCTCATGTGTGGCGTCGACTTTGCTGtttgaccggacaccacacactcTACCAGCAAACCTGTTATATCTACGATTTGTTGGGTCTCTGGGGTTTTCAAAATCAGCCTTGGTTAAAGTTATGTGTTGCCCTCTCAGTTTCCACGGCGTTTTTCATGACCAGCAGAGTAATAAGCAAGCTGATTAGCGGTGCAGACCAACAGTTAGAGGAGTAGTCAGTCCCCCACATTCACAGCATCtcaatcattttctttttttttttcaaacaattttttctctttgctcCATAAAGTCATAGAAACCTCCTGTCCCTCCAACACTTTCTCCCCTCTCCCACATAAAGGACTTAGAAAGAAGTGCTACGAATAAGcagtaactttttaaaatcttggtTGATCTGGACACTGGAAACCAGCAAGGGGTCATTAACAACCAGGCATATATGGCATGTGAGTTTTCTTTCAGAGGTGTTTTTGACACTCTGTCTTTACCTGAGAAAGCTCACAACAGCGTTACAGAGTCTCTTTAAGTTGAATTCATGACGTATTACATGGGCAatatggggggaaaaagctCTTTACATGCCTGTATACAGAAGAAATACAGGATACTGGAGTAGTCAAGCACATGCAGGAAGTTATAGTGGCACGTTGCTTTATCTGCAGAAAACATCACCTTCCAGCTGCcttcaaagctttttttataaGTGTGATATTTTGCTTTGTGAGCAAAATGAGATAAAGGTAGTTGGGACAGAACGGATGAACAGTTTGGTCCGTTGCACCATTGTGAAGAAAGCCCTGATTTCTGTAGTGCAGTTTTCccttttatttaatgaacttcCTCATTAAATTTACTCCAGCCTGTTATTGAGTTTCCTACTGTTTCACAATGACTGTTTGCCTAAGGGGACTTTTAAAGCAATACGGTTAAAATGCGCTTCTTTACCAACACATAAAGTTTAGGGGTTACAGCTAATGTGCCACTTAAAAACTCACCTTTACAATTAAACTTTTCCTTACTGCGCAGTCTCCTATTCTTATCGTCTGTTTTATATTTGGGTTTATCTGCATGTTTCACCTCGCTGCTGGGAcatgaatttccccactgagggaaaataaagacaatttCTCATTCAGTTAGAAAGCTACATTTTTGTGGTGTTTTTATGAATTCCTTTAGTAAGAAAACTGACTGTCTTGGTGATTGTGCACTTAAATTGACAAACATGGTATGTTGATTCATCGTTACTTAAGCTATGAACTGTCCCTGAGGTGCCGGCCCCGGTGGCTGGATGTCCAGGCTCTGTCCAAAAGCTCAACTTTCTTTCTGCCATTTCCTTCCCTCAATCTGTTCCTGAAGTAAAGTTTTGGTGCTAAAACTAATAATTAGATCAtcaaaatctttattttgtaaaaagagCTACTGTTCTCTTCCGACATGTTTATTAACCAAGTGattaaatttttatatttctagcTTTGATGATTCTAttgaagcattttattttttcatctggAGTTGGTGGGAACCAAGCTGAGCccaaaacaaaattttttttttttttttagctaaagttACATCTATGCTGGAAAACAATAAATTCACCTTATGAGTCTCAAAGTTATGTTTTGGTTTGCTCAGCCATCCATATCTGGTCCACCAAGCAATCTCCCCAGTTGTATAACTTTCATAACAGGTGGAAATGATTTTGCAGCTCCCGCACCAAAGCTCAAACACTCCCAGCGAGAGGCAGAGAGATCACCGGCTGAGATGACCTGCTGTTATAAGCTCTCAGCTGTCTGATGCGTCCGGCTGGTGGATCCCCAGCAGCTACAGGTTAAGCTCTGCTGGGGTCAGATCACACCTTCACACACAACCAAGCCAAAATCTTAGCGTCATATATTGTTATCAAATGTATAGGTTTAAAACTGGCCAATTTTTTATCTTCCAGCACATCTAGTTCTGTACttcttcaaaacatttttcagtgtCTGTTGCCccaaagacaaagaaaagcagAAGCTCAGAGTCCAaaaataaatggcttttagaTTGCGTGATAAAATGTTAATACTGCCGACAACAGTCACTGTTTCACTCACATTAGGCGTGTGTCTACTAGCAATGACCCATGAGGGCTTCAGCTTTTGATGTTTAAGGCAGTGAATATAAATGTTATTCTACACTTTATAAAACCAATAAGCTTACTAATAATGAAATTCTTGCAAAACATGATCCATTAGATCGTGTTTTACCCTCCCAGACACATTAATTCATCAagtaaagaaagtaaaaaagaaaattattatattttttgtagTACTGCGTAATCCACATGAGCTTTCCACTGTGACACACATGGTGAGTGGATGTTTCACGCTGAGTGGGGCTTAAAGTGAAACTCTATATTCACAGAGGATCTTTGTCTATTTCTGTTCTCTAGATTGCATGTTGGCTCAGCAAATGCTGCTGGGCCAAGCCTGGGTCTTATTAGGAGGACTCACCAGATGGACGCGTTGACATGAAAATGTGCCTTCACTTATTTTGTTTGCTAACAGTCGTTCTCTGATTCTTTCCTGTGTATGAAAGCTGAACTCATGATGACGCAGTGAGACTTTCTGTCAGGGCGAGAGTTAGAAATATACCTGCAAAATATTCAGATGTAAGATCGTCTCATCAGACATGGTTACTTTTGTGCCTGTTTTGTGCCTGCGGAAATAAGTCTGCAGCTCAGAAACCTTCCCAAACTTTTGTTGAAGTCAACCCTGCTGTGTGGTTACATGTTAAGAGTTTGGGCTGTGGGGTGGCATGACGAACACCGTTGCTGTAAAACGCAGAGGGCTGAATTCCCGGtaatgttttctgttcattatctCCTCCCTCTCCTGCTCTTGGTTCTGCTCAGCCTCGGGACGACAAAGAAAGGGATCGGCCCGGTGTACTCGGCCAAGGCGGCGCGCAGCGGACTCAGGATATGCGATTTGCTGGCCGACTTCAATCAGTTCTCCGAAAGGTCTGTTCCAGCATcattatattttacttttaccaCTCAGTTTGGTCTGTGACAATCATTTTGTCTCTGAATTCTTGGCGGTAcacctttttcttttactccatccatctatccattttctgacacatctatcccttgtgaGGTCATGAGGGTAGCTGGTgactatctccagctgtcaatgggtgagaggcggggtacaccgtGGACAGATCGGCAGTCTGTCGCAGTCTTTTACTCTAATTAGTAAACATTGATGCTGTCTGTtctagtctctttttttttcttcatgtttagAAATAGAGAAATCCTTTCAAATACAAGGGTAGGAACTCAAGTTCTGCATCTCcattttgaatttctttatttaccaATAAAACAATCCTTCAGGAGGATTACACTCTGCAAGTTCTTTCTCAGGAGCTAAAATATAAGACAATTAATTGAGGgacaatttgatttatttaaacttttatctGGTGCCGAAATAACATTTCAAATTTGTCACCATTCCCACAGATGTGgtacatatttacaaaatgaGATTTGATAATGTAGACCTATATAGGCTTGGCCCTAGAAGTCTAAACTCATATCCACTCTGGTGCACATACATGCATGTTTGCATATTCATGTGTGCATGCAGTGTGCACACACAAACGGCAAGTGGAAAAACTAgctaacttatttttttatctgcacaATAGTCCAGATGTTTTAACTttttagtttatgttttttacCAGCCACCCCCTGGTCTTTCATCTCTGCGTACTGGGATCAGTTGTCAGGATGCAGGAGCTGTTGCAGACTAGTAACCAGCTGAACCCTAAAGCCAGGCTTCGGCTCCTCAGTCTCAGACTGCATTAGAGAATAACCTGAGATCAGTCAGTCTGAGCTCATATGCTATGGCGATCCCAAACAGCTTTTGGCATCATCCTTTTTCATTCACTCTAAACTCTCCTGAAAGTTGTTCTGACAGCCAAATTCTGTATAACCCTTGGTAAAATGCGATTTAATCTCCTATCCTTATAAATAACTTTCGAAACCATGATGCAAATTACCTGTCAAGCCTGTTCCTCCGCTCTCGCTCTTTTGATCACCGAGATACATGCTTGAACTCTCATGTAATCTACCTCGCTCTTACCCATATGACTCTTTTCTGAGTTCAATTTGTGATTCTAACGCTGCATCTGCATGTGTGCCTCAGTGCAAATATTAATTCATGACTCTGAGAATTACTCTTGtcataaatatgaaacaattgtcacaattttatatatatgtattttccCCCTCAACGGACAGCTTAGGTAAACAGAAGGGGGGTCTGACAGCCTTGGCTGTATCAGGGCAAATCTGCTGTTCAACGGGGGGATAGTGGAATAAATAGTGTGACGCATAACTGATGTTATTCAATTAAAGGAATACCGACCCGCATCTTGCTTAGGCAACCAAATGGGCATATCAGGTCAATTatacagaacaaaaagtgaCTGATAGGTGGGGTTGAAGAGAACAAAGGTAGGGGAGATAAAACCAGACAGACCATCTGACAGAGAAATACATATATGGTTACAGCAGTCACCAAGCGCTTGCCTTCAGGGGAAATGACAGCATTAAGAAAGCTGTTTGTCCTGAGACTTGGTGAGCTTACATCTTCTGTTTTCTAGTTGCTGGAGCACTGTGTAATGATCCCAGCCAATGATGCGCTTAGTTTATCAGGTGGAACGCAGCATTGTTAATTTGAAAGTTCTGCAGAAATTTAACAGGTATCATTAAACGTGTCCATGAACAACCCTGGGATCAGAACCTGGGATTGTTTTCAGCTGGCTTGGACATTGCACAAATGCATTCATAGGGGGGAATgtgtaacaatatttttttttaaatctaatattACCATGTGACAGCAAAGTGTGTGACGTTCATAAAGTGCCAATGAATCTTTACTAATGATAGGTGACTTACTTGTTGCAGGTACAAAGTGCTGGCTCAGCAGTACAAAGCCATGTATCCCACACTGGAGATTAACATAGAGGGAGAGCTGGTTAGATTGAAGGTAACTAATAGtagtaaactaaataaaaatcatgatCATCTGAATGCCAGGtgtctgctttttttattttgaacaatgGTTTGTATTTTTCCTATTTAGGACTACGTGGAGCAGCTTAAGCCTATGGTGAGGGACGGTGTGCACTTCATGTACGAGGCTCTTCACGGTCCTCCTAAGAAGATCCTGGTGGAAGGAGCCAACGCAGCGCTTCTGGACATAGACTTCGGTCAGTAAGCCAGGGCAGGTGCACCTCATCTAGTGGTGATCATGCTCAGATAATATTAAGGTTTGCATTGCTCTTTACAAAAGCCTCCTTGGAGCTCAGACTAGGGGTGATGGTAAGTTTTCCTGTTCCTGACGTCCTCCTATCTCCGGGGTCTAGGTGCTCTCTCACACATCGCAACCACTCTGTGTCACCTTACTGCATGAGCACGAAGGAGACCGCTTGCAGCCGTCCGCCCGTCAGTCGAGCTAAATTACAGTCATTTTTAGGAATTAGCTCGCACCAGAGCAGACCTTTTATTATCGGGAGCACTGACTGCACTCAGCACTGTTATCAAAACACCTTGGTTGCCATAAAGGCTCTCTTTATGAGTTCATGGATTTGTCTGGAAAACACTTCAGTGGCATTAAGTTTTATCACCCGTTTCAATTTCAGCGGGCACAAAAATCTCTTATCCAGACTCTTATTTGCAAACTGGAAACATTAATGAGGTGAGCGTTGGCATCCAGAGCACGTTGAACGTTTAAGTCAGATTGGCAGTGGATTTTCTTTCCTTACGTAAAGTGACGCAAGATAAAATCGTTCTGAAATAAGGAACGAAAGCAGAACAATTTCTGATTCCATATTGGACCAGCGTCCCCTTATTTTCTGGTTAGATGCCTGTTAGTTTCTCATGGAAAGTGGAAGTCTTCATTGTGAATTTTTTTGCAGGTACCTATCCTTTTGTGACGTCGTCCAACTGCACGGTAGGCGGTGTGTGCACGGGCCTCGGCATGCCTCCCCAGAACGTGGGGGAAGTTTACGGGGTGGTTAAAGCCTACACCACCAGAGTGGGCATCGGTGCCTTCCCCTCTGAGCAGAGCAATGTAAGAAGATGCACAGCATGACACATAAATGCTTTACGTTTGTTACAGGAGGAGCCGTCGGTTTACAAGCTAACTCCGAAGTGTGCAGATGTGGAATGAGTCAAACTGCGGTCTCAGAATCATGGGAATCCAACATTACTAGGAAGTTACATATGGAAATGATGTTCCTACatggaaaataatttacaaGCAGGTGCAGTAAAGCGGTAGGAAACCTGCAGACCTGACAGTCATGAAACGCTGCTGTGTTCAGGTATAATTGCTTCATAACAGCAGCGGTGCTGAGGTCATTCATTCTGAGAAAAATCAGCTGGCCCTAGTTTAGAGGCAGCAAATGTTTTCCATGCAGGGACCACAGGTGTGATGCTTTCCTCAGAATAAGGAGCTTTGCAGCTAAATAAATTTGTTCAGTGATTCACAGGAAAGCTAAATCTTTCAGCTTTTTCAGTTCATGCAATAATGTTTTTAGATGTATTGGGTGACTGTTGTGCAGTGGctaggagtttgtcctgcaactGGTGGGTTGCCAGTTCAAACCCTGCTCTGACTCCGTCACTTTACCCGATtcgcctgctggcggtggtttACGGGCCTGGTGGCACCAAGTGTATGGCAGCTTTGCTCCTATTTAACATCTTTGagtttatagaaaaaaaaattctttttttgaacagccaaatattttttctttcacttcctgGGTGATGAAAAACTTGATCTTTGATTTTTGATTTGGAAAAGAAACTGGAGTGTTTCCTTGagtttggaaataaaaatactttttatacaCACTGCTATTAACTGTAGGTGTTATGGCGATTTTAGGACCACAAACGGTGAAACAGAAACTTCATGTAGGAGTTTGTGGTCAAACGCCTCCCCCTAGCGGACATTTAGGTACATTGCCCTAATCTGAAGTATATTTTGGATCTAGAAAAATTAGCCTGTAATCGTGATTACTTGACAGCAAGTCAGACAGCGCTTTACTGGCAGGAGAGTTCGAGGTTTTCTGCTGCAAGAAGATTACAGAAAACTCCTgtatcaaatgtttttgtttcctttatcGTTGATCAGGAGATTGGAGAGCTGCTTCAGACTCGAGGGAAGGAGGTCGGTGTGACAACAGGCAGGAAGCGGCGGTGCGGCTGGCTGGATCTAGTGCTCATCAAATACGCACACATGATAAATGGCTTCACTgcgtatgtttgttttttttcctcttcagcttAAACGCTATAAAAATGTAGGATATGTTCTAGAATTTGTTCTATTTGGGGAggttctttgaaaaaaaatataaattttaaaggtataaaagATAAATACTTGGTTTGAGCTTTATTTCAAAACGTTTGTGTCCTCTAACTGTTTTTGTCTTGCTTTCCATTTCAGTTTAGCACTTACAAAACTGGACATACTTGACGTATTTTCAGAGATCAAAGTGGGCTTAGCGTACAAAGTCAATGATGAAACTATACCTCACTTTCCAGGTAAGTGTCTTTGTGTGCAAATAAGTTCAAGCCAGGAAAATAAGTATCTAACAAatcaatgtttttctcagtACACTTATTTctgttgaggaaaaaaaagttaaatactaaaataaatttgaatagcTGCAAATCTTGAAGGTTCTCTGGACCTCTGATATGCACTCAGAGCTTatctttaaattaacattttcaagTTGTCACTTGGTCGAGTGTCTTGTTAACAAGAAACACCCTTATTTCACCTTCAGAAGAATGCCTCCATACATTTGTCCATCAATCTGTCCTTATGGGAGTATAAAGGTTGTACCATATACTGAAGACCACATAATGCTGTTCCTGCCTCCAGCCCTCACTGGTGGGGTGGTGTCTTAGGGGTGTAATCCAGAGCCTTTACTCCTCCAGACTTTGTGTTTGCCAACGCATCAAAGAGTTCTCATCTGAAAAGACTATATTCTCTGTACTTCATTGAATTATCGGAATGTTCTGCAGCAAACGTCAAATTAGCTTCAACATGCTTTTTCTTCAGCGGTGGAGTCTTGCGCAGTGATTGTTCATTGAGGCTATTGCACttacatttgttttcattaagAAAACCAAACCTGCTAATTCGATGTCTCTCTGAAGCTCTTAGTAAGTGGCCCTGGGCCATTTCCAACTATTTTGGTTTGTCTCCTCTGTCAGGAATTTAGCAAAGAACCTCTGGTCAAGGCCAGTTTATGGGGAAACCTGTCGTGTCCCCTTCTGGATTATGGTCCTCTTTAGAAATCCACCTGTAGCCAATGCTATCTGTATGATTTGCATAAACCAGGTTTAAAAACTCTTGGAAGAGCTTGTAGCTTCTAACCATGTTTGACACATTGTTAAGGAAAATCCTCTTTATAGGCTATTATCAATTATGACTAAACCAGATAATACCCATTTGCATTGACTGAGATCAATTTTGCTGTTCAAATCCTGGCAATCATGACAGTtgtgggatttttatttttataaatactgTTAAGCATGTACATGTTTTCACTGAGGAAAAACTTTGATGTTTATTGGTTATTTTCTGCTGTTCAactattataaaaaaatttcaCTCATATGTTGAGAACATCTAATGACAAACAAAACATCCCTTCCGATACCTTTCTGCTGTCGGTGGATGCTGTCAAACAACTTCTTCCAGTTTGCATGAATCTTTTCTGAGAGCGCCTGTTTTAATCGGAGACGTTTTGACGGTGTCCTCTGCTCTGGCTGTCTTGTGCCAGCCAACCAGGAGGTGCTGCAGCGCGTCCAAGTCCAGTACGAGACGCTGCCCGGCTGGAACAGCGACACATCGGCAGCTAGGAGCTTCGAGGAGCTGCCTGAGAACGCCCAGAAGTATGTGCGCTTCATTGAGGAGCATGTTGGAGTACCTGGTACggttccacacacacacacaatgactaaaagaaacattttctgttacTTGATTCTGTCATTTTAACCACGCAACCTTTATAAATTGATATACTTTGAGGATTAAAATATAGTTGTTTCTGATGAAGAGTTTTAAGAAATTCCTTAATTGccccacaatggagaaatttgtGTGTAACAGCGGCAAAgacacagttacacacaatttgtagtaaaaaaaaaaacaagctaagcTCCGTGAAGATCGATTAGTATATttgaaattttttatttagatcttGATTTCCTCAATGGTTTTGTGTCTCTGACCCTCCAATAATCAAAGAGAAGATATATTCAACCTCTCCTATAGCTCCCAAGACAAAAAAAGGCAAGTCTTTACAGCAGAGCCATGCTTGCACCTAGAAAACGGTTCTTAGTCAGTGAGTTAGCGTTTATATGACACaagttaattttttgttgttgctgtatgtGATGAAGAGCTATATTTGTTCTTCTTGTTTCCTGTTTGCTTTTCCCACCTCTGTGTCGCTCTCCGCTCTAATCGATAACCATGTGTAAAAGCAGTTAATTCATTACAAAATGTCAcccagaaaacacattttaaaatccagcctttgattttaaatgagtttattcagagaataaaaaaatctacaaaataataactaataataactaactaataataactaataactaataatacaaaaaaaattcacaccCCTCGTTTGCCGATAATCCATGATCATTTGTGTGAACTATACACAACTTCCAGACCAGCATTTCTGTATGATGGAAACAATAGATGTGGAGAAAACATGAGCTTTTATACATTGAGCAGGATGATATATTCATAGCTACACTTTATTAACACCACACATCACTGAGCTTCAGCTCTGGTGTCGTCGTcaggagaaaaacagacagAGCTGCTCAGTGGTTGCAGGAATCAGCCTGACCTTTCTGCCTCACAGCTGCGATAATTTGAAGGTTTAGAATATGGTCAGTGATGGAAAGACCGTGAATCCATCCACCGATTAGTTAAACCTAATTAAAGCCACACCTGATCTGCTATCAGCAGTGCTGTTAATCCTTTTCCAGTAGCCAACATTTCTTCTCTGGTGGTGTTTCGCAGCCAAAACCACACAATGTGGCACCCACAACCCTACAGGGTATTTATTTGCTAAATACAGCTAAATAAGCTCTATTTAGCaatgtggaggaaaaaaagaagatgctTCTCTTCCAGGCTCTCATAAGGTTAATAAAGATGTCCTTTCCTGCTTTGCTTCCTCCTCAGTGAAATGGATCGGCGTGGGAAAGTCTCGGGAGTCCATGATCCAGCTGTTTTAGACGGCGCGCAGCAGCCAAGCAACCGTCACCTTCTTCCTTCGTCTCCCCCGTCACACACAGCCTACCTACCTGCCCCCCAAAGACGCGACCACTCCTGTTCTTACCGTTTTATCTCCACTCCGTCGGACTGGGCTGCGCCACTGACTCTGCAGATCGGACTTCCATCAGACTGAGCACTGTGTTTCGAAAGATTTCTAACCATTTTaacggtttaaaaaaaaacaaaaaaaagaaagtaaaacgcTGTCTGTCCTTCATTCTGTCTCTTGTAGGGTTGTAGTCGCTGATTTTAACAGTAGCTCCGTCTTCGTCGGGTCTGCGAGGACATCAGGGAGCGCCCTGATGCAGACACAAGCGCTGCTCAAACCGGTTCTGGTGTTTTATTCTCTCTTGGTTTCATGCTGTGATTTAAAAGCGCCGTGGCAGTTTCAGTGTCCATCAGTTTTAGCCTCAGCACTTTA
This window harbors:
- the adss2 gene encoding adenylosuccinate synthetase isozyme 2 isoform X2; translated protein: MSGRQQRGTHGGGGLCGVRLSPPAQRHHQPQSHRLHRKRCRDPSSRPVRRGRKKPTQGKKPERLGEKADHLRQSTYSLGTTKKGIGPVYSAKAARSGLRICDLLADFNQFSERYKVLAQQYKAMYPTLEINIEGELVRLKDYVEQLKPMVRDGVHFMYEALHGPPKKILVEGANAALLDIDFGTYPFVTSSNCTVGGVCTGLGMPPQNVGEVYGVVKAYTTRVGIGAFPSEQSNEIGELLQTRGKEVGVTTGRKRRCGWLDLVLIKYAHMINGFTALALTKLDILDVFSEIKVGLAYKVNDETIPHFPANQEVLQRVQVQYETLPGWNSDTSAARSFEELPENAQKYVRFIEEHVGVPVKWIGVGKSRESMIQLF
- the adss2 gene encoding adenylosuccinate synthetase isozyme 2 isoform X1 → MSESGSQEAAGASDGSGSPTKRTPPRPPVGNRVTVVLGAQWGDEGKGKVVDLLAQDADIVCRCQGGNNAGHTVVVDSVEYDFHLLPSGIINPKVTAFIGNGVVIHLPGLFEEAEKNQRKGKSLKDWEKRLIISDRAHIVFDFHQAVDGVQEQQRQEQAGKNLGTTKKGIGPVYSAKAARSGLRICDLLADFNQFSERYKVLAQQYKAMYPTLEINIEGELVRLKDYVEQLKPMVRDGVHFMYEALHGPPKKILVEGANAALLDIDFGTYPFVTSSNCTVGGVCTGLGMPPQNVGEVYGVVKAYTTRVGIGAFPSEQSNEIGELLQTRGKEVGVTTGRKRRCGWLDLVLIKYAHMINGFTALALTKLDILDVFSEIKVGLAYKVNDETIPHFPANQEVLQRVQVQYETLPGWNSDTSAARSFEELPENAQKYVRFIEEHVGVPVKWIGVGKSRESMIQLF